Proteins encoded within one genomic window of Halobacteroides halobius DSM 5150:
- a CDS encoding DNA internalization-related competence protein ComEC/Rec2, whose product MKVKRRLVKIFIAFSLGLVIAHYLLPSIQTIKWISSLIGLFVIGTVYSWYHTTDKSNLLILVLIFLLGIVYLQTLNLEWQQDKLKQIVGNKVRLKGRVIKAEITNKRASYVVTDLKIPEFDYSSTRRILLTDWYPNSQVRLSYGDRIAATTRLEFPNRQRNPGGFSYRSYLKQQGIYVVGQIKQLEKIGHQDSLIELLFNLKSQIIANFDSYFSGTNSQFLQALLLGVKFKLPAKINERFRELGISHLLVISGFHIGIISYLIYSLGEQFGLSDGLILFLTSFSLGVYLLLVGVQTSSLRAVLLINLVLIGKYFDRKIDLYNLLAGVGLIILLINPRSLFTVSFQLSFGAVIAIVYLAPVLERYFIWLPTRLNQMLTATLAAQVGLFPILAYYFNQVSLGGLIANLLVMPIVSLILWLGMIFIVVSFFSQIATEILAFIIKLLIFMALQLVEWLANYIAFKLFVATPSLLGIIIYYIVVYYLSQLMKLSLIPYSKQYRKKASIIALSLVLLLILQLGFINQQQLKIIFFDVGSADGVYFRLPTGEHILVDAGKNGGEIINFLRMQGINHLDAIFVSHFHKDHVGGVLPIVKKFAVNKVFYPSPAKKNEFKQQLTQIAKNKGIKLIKLMAGDKISVFPINIRAIGPSLPWAEELKTNNNSLVLQVIYKQFRLLLTGDIERLIEQRLVNNRKLKSSILKVAHHGSSTSSTKRFINSVNPYLAIISVGKNNYGHPSPIVINRLKSKGIKVLRTDKKGAITIITDGERYKYNTFLN is encoded by the coding sequence ATTAAGGTTAAACGAAGATTAGTAAAAATATTTATTGCGTTTAGTTTAGGATTAGTTATCGCTCATTATTTATTACCAAGTATTCAAACGATTAAGTGGATTAGTAGTTTGATTGGTTTATTTGTTATAGGGACAGTTTATAGCTGGTATCATACAACTGATAAATCAAATCTTTTAATCTTAGTGTTAATTTTCTTATTAGGAATTGTCTATTTACAGACTTTAAATTTAGAGTGGCAACAAGATAAATTAAAGCAAATAGTAGGAAATAAAGTAAGACTAAAGGGCAGAGTTATTAAAGCAGAAATTACCAACAAACGAGCTAGTTATGTAGTTACTGATTTGAAAATTCCTGAATTTGATTACTCTAGTACTAGACGAATATTACTTACCGATTGGTATCCAAATTCACAGGTAAGGTTAAGTTATGGGGATAGGATTGCAGCAACTACTAGATTAGAATTTCCTAATCGCCAGCGAAATCCAGGAGGTTTTTCTTATCGTAGTTATCTTAAACAACAAGGTATTTATGTAGTAGGTCAAATTAAGCAGCTAGAAAAGATTGGCCACCAAGATAGTTTAATAGAGCTATTATTTAATCTAAAATCTCAGATTATAGCTAATTTTGATTCTTATTTTTCAGGTACAAATAGTCAATTTTTACAGGCGTTATTGCTAGGAGTTAAGTTTAAGTTACCAGCTAAGATTAATGAAAGATTTAGAGAACTAGGAATTAGTCATTTACTAGTTATTTCTGGATTTCATATTGGAATAATTAGTTATTTAATTTACTCATTAGGAGAGCAGTTTGGATTATCTGATGGTTTAATTTTATTTTTAACTAGTTTTAGTTTAGGAGTCTATTTATTACTGGTTGGAGTTCAAACATCTAGTTTAAGAGCTGTATTATTAATTAATCTAGTTTTAATAGGAAAATATTTTGATCGAAAAATAGATTTATATAATTTATTAGCTGGAGTAGGACTTATTATCTTATTAATTAATCCTAGGAGTCTATTTACAGTTAGTTTTCAATTATCATTTGGTGCTGTAATAGCCATTGTTTATTTGGCCCCTGTTTTAGAAAGATATTTTATCTGGCTACCAACAAGACTAAATCAGATGTTAACTGCTACTTTAGCAGCTCAGGTGGGTCTATTTCCTATATTAGCTTATTATTTTAACCAAGTTTCACTAGGAGGGTTAATTGCTAATCTATTAGTAATGCCTATAGTTAGTCTTATTCTTTGGTTAGGAATGATTTTTATTGTAGTTAGTTTTTTTAGTCAAATAGCTACTGAAATATTAGCTTTTATTATCAAATTATTAATCTTTATGGCATTGCAACTAGTAGAGTGGTTAGCTAATTATATTGCTTTTAAGTTATTTGTGGCTACTCCTAGTTTATTAGGGATAATAATTTATTATATAGTTGTTTATTACTTATCTCAACTGATGAAGTTATCATTGATTCCTTATAGTAAACAATATAGGAAGAAAGCATCTATTATAGCTTTAAGTTTAGTATTGTTGCTTATATTACAATTAGGTTTTATTAATCAGCAGCAATTAAAGATTATCTTCTTTGATGTAGGTTCAGCTGATGGTGTTTATTTTAGACTGCCTACTGGAGAACATATTTTAGTGGATGCTGGAAAGAATGGAGGAGAAATAATTAATTTTTTACGGATGCAAGGAATAAATCATTTAGATGCTATTTTTGTCTCCCATTTTCATAAGGATCATGTAGGGGGAGTCCTGCCTATAGTAAAAAAATTTGCAGTTAATAAAGTTTTTTATCCGTCTCCAGCTAAAAAGAATGAATTTAAGCAACAACTAACTCAGATAGCTAAAAACAAAGGTATAAAATTAATTAAATTAATGGCAGGAGATAAGATTAGTGTCTTTCCTATAAATATTAGAGCAATTGGCCCTAGCCTTCCCTGGGCTGAAGAATTAAAAACTAATAATAACTCTTTAGTTTTACAAGTAATTTATAAACAATTTAGGTTACTATTAACTGGAGATATTGAAAGGTTAATTGAACAACGGTTAGTTAATAATCGTAAATTAAAAAGCAGTATATTAAAAGTAGCACACCATGGTAGTTCTACTTCTAGTACAAAGAGATTTATTAATTCTGTTAATCCTTACTTAGCTATAATTTCAGTTGGAAAGAATAATTATGGACATCCTAGTCCAATAGTAATTAACCGATTAAAAAGTAAAGGGATTAAAGTATTACGTACTGATAAAAAAGGAGCAATTACTATAATTACTGATGGAGAAAGATATAAGTATAATACTTTTCTCAATTGA
- a CDS encoding helix-hairpin-helix domain-containing protein, with product MIIFNNRDDVILVILLIIIVGLGGFLIFKNNFSAHESIKIDRQRELKREVVNKKRKNKATIEEIFVHIGGAVSNPGVYKVKEGARVYKLLKKAGGATKEANLNAINLAVLVRDGSKIIIPTKLKKNKTGADSNKININLADKTNLKKLKGIGPVTAQEIITYRQQHGRFNNIEELKKVSGIGNRTLAQIRSRVTY from the coding sequence ATGATAATTTTTAATAACAGAGACGATGTTATATTAGTTATACTATTAATTATAATTGTTGGATTAGGTGGATTTTTAATCTTTAAGAATAATTTTTCTGCTCATGAAAGTATTAAGATAGACCGGCAACGAGAATTAAAAAGAGAAGTAGTAAACAAGAAGAGAAAAAACAAAGCAACAATTGAAGAAATATTTGTTCATATTGGTGGAGCAGTATCTAATCCTGGAGTTTATAAAGTAAAAGAAGGAGCTAGAGTCTATAAATTATTGAAGAAGGCTGGGGGAGCAACTAAAGAAGCTAATTTAAATGCTATTAATTTAGCTGTGTTAGTAAGAGATGGCAGTAAAATAATTATTCCTACTAAACTGAAGAAAAATAAGACAGGAGCAGATAGTAATAAAATTAATATTAATCTTGCTGACAAAACTAATTTAAAAAAGTTAAAAGGAATTGGCCCTGTTACAGCCCAAGAAATTATTACTTATCGACAGCAGCATGGCCGATTTAATAATATAGAGGAATTAAAAAAAGTATCTGGAATTGGGAATAGAACTCTAGCTCAAATAAGGAGTCGAGTAACATATTAA
- the leuS gene encoding leucine--tRNA ligase — protein MEERYNFSKVEKKWQQHWEEEGTYQTEINQNQDEYYVLEMFPYPSGNLHMGHVRNYSLGDVFARFRRMQGYNVLHPMGWDAFGLPAENAAIKRDIHPADWTEDNISNMKKQFKMLGLSYDWKREVATCKPDYYKWTQWLFLELYKEGLAYKKKAQVNWCPDCQTVLANEQVIDGECERCDSEVIDDKELEQWFFKITDYADQLLADHDLLDGWPERVKTMQQNWIGRSEGAKIKFKIKESNHELEVFTTRPDTIYGATYMVLAPEHPLVDELITGKENETKIRDFIAEVKDQDEEERTGTDAKKLGIDTGIKAINPVTKEEIPVMIANYVLMDYGTGAIMAVPAHDERDFEFAKEYDLPIRVVIQPDDEELTADKLEEAYTEDGLVTNSKMLNGLSIDDAFDKIVDYLEEEGIGNKDVNYRLRDWLISRQRYWGTPIPVIHCNNCGTVPVPEEDLPVKLPTNVEFTGEGQSPLANVDEFVQTTCPECGQAAKREVDTMDTFVDSSWYYLRYTSPELTTKVFDQERANYWMNVDQYIGGIEHAILHLLYARFFMKFLNDQGLVEAKEPFASLLTQGMVLLDGAKMSKSKGNIVDPLEILDEYGADVARLFILFAAPPERDLDWNDEGVEGAQRFLNRVWRLVAKNIDQIKEVTTEFEINHDLDKKLHRQLHVAIRDITSDIEERGQLNTAISSIMELVNAVYKYLNEAKQINSQLLKVVVEDIVLLLAPFAPHMTEELWTKLGYEDSIHNQEWPNFDQEATKKDEIEIVVQVNGKVRDKVKVAADIAEEELKEIIKEQENVQRHIEGKEIIKEIVVPKKLVNIVAQ, from the coding sequence ATGGAAGAAAGATATAATTTTAGTAAGGTGGAAAAAAAGTGGCAACAACACTGGGAAGAAGAAGGAACTTATCAAACAGAGATCAACCAAAATCAAGATGAATACTATGTATTAGAAATGTTTCCTTATCCATCAGGAAATTTACATATGGGACATGTTAGAAATTATTCTTTAGGTGATGTCTTTGCTCGTTTTAGACGAATGCAAGGGTATAATGTACTACATCCTATGGGGTGGGATGCATTTGGTTTACCTGCAGAAAATGCTGCAATCAAACGTGATATTCATCCAGCTGATTGGACTGAGGATAATATCTCTAATATGAAAAAGCAATTTAAGATGTTAGGTTTAAGTTATGATTGGAAGAGAGAGGTAGCTACCTGTAAGCCAGATTATTATAAATGGACTCAATGGCTATTTCTTGAATTATATAAAGAAGGATTAGCTTATAAGAAAAAGGCTCAAGTCAATTGGTGTCCAGACTGTCAGACTGTATTAGCTAATGAACAGGTAATAGATGGTGAATGTGAACGTTGTGATAGTGAAGTGATTGATGATAAGGAATTAGAGCAATGGTTCTTTAAAATCACAGATTATGCAGATCAATTATTAGCGGATCATGATTTATTAGATGGCTGGCCAGAGAGGGTTAAGACAATGCAACAAAATTGGATTGGACGAAGTGAAGGAGCTAAGATTAAATTCAAGATTAAAGAAAGTAATCATGAATTAGAAGTCTTTACTACACGTCCAGACACTATTTATGGGGCAACTTATATGGTTTTAGCTCCAGAACATCCTTTAGTAGATGAATTAATAACTGGTAAAGAGAATGAAACAAAAATTAGAGACTTCATTGCAGAAGTTAAAGATCAAGATGAAGAAGAAAGAACTGGAACTGATGCTAAAAAATTAGGAATCGATACTGGAATCAAAGCTATTAACCCAGTAACTAAAGAAGAAATCCCAGTAATGATTGCTAATTATGTATTAATGGATTATGGTACTGGAGCAATTATGGCTGTACCAGCTCATGATGAACGTGATTTTGAATTTGCTAAAGAATATGATTTACCAATTAGGGTAGTTATTCAACCAGATGATGAAGAATTAACTGCAGATAAATTAGAAGAAGCTTATACAGAGGATGGTTTAGTAACTAATTCCAAAATGCTTAACGGGTTAAGTATTGATGATGCTTTTGATAAAATTGTAGATTATTTAGAGGAAGAGGGTATAGGTAATAAAGATGTTAATTATCGTCTGCGTGATTGGTTAATTTCCCGACAACGGTATTGGGGAACACCAATTCCTGTAATTCATTGTAATAATTGTGGTACAGTACCCGTTCCAGAAGAGGATCTACCTGTTAAGTTACCAACAAATGTAGAATTTACAGGTGAGGGCCAATCTCCACTAGCGAATGTAGATGAATTTGTGCAGACTACTTGCCCTGAGTGTGGACAAGCGGCTAAGCGAGAAGTGGACACTATGGATACATTTGTAGATTCTTCTTGGTATTATTTACGCTATACCAGTCCAGAATTGACTACTAAGGTATTTGATCAAGAAAGAGCTAATTATTGGATGAATGTTGATCAATATATTGGTGGAATTGAGCATGCTATTTTACATTTATTATACGCTCGATTCTTTATGAAGTTTTTAAATGATCAGGGGTTAGTTGAAGCTAAAGAACCATTCGCAAGTTTGCTAACACAAGGAATGGTATTATTAGATGGGGCCAAAATGTCTAAATCTAAAGGAAATATTGTTGATCCACTAGAGATTTTAGATGAATATGGCGCTGATGTTGCGCGATTATTTATTTTATTTGCAGCTCCTCCAGAACGTGACCTAGATTGGAATGATGAAGGAGTAGAAGGAGCTCAACGTTTCTTGAATCGAGTTTGGAGATTAGTAGCTAAGAATATAGATCAGATTAAAGAAGTAACAACTGAATTTGAAATTAATCATGATTTAGATAAAAAGTTACATCGTCAATTACATGTAGCAATTAGAGATATAACAAGTGATATAGAAGAAAGAGGACAATTAAATACAGCAATTAGTTCTATTATGGAATTGGTTAATGCTGTTTATAAGTACTTAAATGAGGCTAAACAAATAAATAGTCAATTACTAAAAGTAGTAGTTGAAGATATTGTTTTACTATTAGCTCCTTTTGCCCCCCATATGACTGAAGAGTTATGGACTAAATTAGGATATGAAGATAGTATTCATAATCAAGAATGGCCTAATTTTGATCAAGAAGCCACTAAAAAGGATGAAATTGAAATAGTAGTTCAGGTTAATGGTAAAGTTAGGGATAAAGTTAAAGTAGCTGCTGATATTGCAGAAGAAGAACTTAAAGAAATAATTAAAGAACAAGAAAATGTACAACGTCATATTGAAGGTAAAGAGATTATTAAAGAGATAGTTGTTCCTAAAAAGTTAGTTAATATAGTTGCTCAATAA
- the rsfS gene encoding ribosome silencing factor — translation MELGDVETNKLAKKIASAAAKKAEDLLVLDMREITTLADYFIICSGSSTPHVRAILNAIGDDLEEEVRPVRKEGTDNNRWIVLDYADVIVHIFHQEEREHYNLEKLWGDAKEVSWQDL, via the coding sequence ATGGAGCTTGGCGATGTAGAAACAAACAAATTAGCTAAAAAAATTGCAAGTGCTGCTGCTAAAAAAGCGGAAGATCTTCTTGTTTTAGATATGAGAGAGATTACTACTTTAGCAGACTATTTTATAATTTGTAGTGGTAGTTCTACTCCACATGTAAGAGCAATCTTAAATGCTATTGGTGATGATTTAGAAGAGGAAGTTAGACCAGTGCGTAAAGAAGGAACTGATAATAATAGGTGGATAGTTTTAGATTATGCTGATGTAATAGTTCATATTTTTCACCAAGAAGAGAGGGAGCATTATAATTTAGAGAAATTATGGGGAGATGCAAAAGAAGTTTCTTGGCAGGATTTATAA
- a CDS encoding LCP family protein has product MSKKFISSLLLATVFIAGIGFVIFNKSFFDATPKQVKEKNERREVNLEDKFNLVVLGSDAKKKGLRRSDTIMVASFNLETKQVGLLSIPRDTRVKIPGYKGYHKINAAYSYGGLDLTIKTIEDYLKIPLDYHLQIDYQGFVALVNTLGGIEINVEKDLHYVDQAAGLNIDIEAGQQKLTGQEALEYVRFRHDALGDIGRIRRQQKFLKAASKQVLSFKTLLKTPELISKFREHVVTDLEFTKLFKLATIVDDFQLEQVVMKMLPGSPEHIEGISYWLPDLQEVKAVVASLIKTKSYFKHQQIELTILNGNGTSGLAARFADLLSNQGYRIKEIGNADNFKYTRNIIIASSGKREQLSSLVDYLDAKMIKDKTNDQVVVIIGEKNIE; this is encoded by the coding sequence ATGTCTAAAAAGTTTATTAGTAGCTTACTATTGGCAACTGTATTTATTGCTGGTATAGGATTTGTAATCTTTAATAAATCCTTCTTTGATGCAACCCCTAAGCAGGTTAAAGAAAAAAATGAAAGAAGAGAAGTTAATTTAGAAGATAAATTTAATTTAGTCGTATTAGGTTCAGATGCTAAGAAAAAGGGGCTTAGACGTTCTGATACGATAATGGTAGCTAGTTTTAATTTAGAAACTAAGCAAGTAGGTTTATTGTCTATTCCACGAGATACTAGAGTAAAGATCCCTGGTTATAAAGGATATCATAAGATTAATGCAGCTTACTCTTATGGAGGATTAGATTTAACTATTAAGACTATAGAGGATTATTTAAAGATTCCTCTTGATTATCATTTGCAGATTGACTATCAAGGATTTGTTGCTTTAGTTAATACTCTAGGTGGTATAGAAATTAATGTAGAAAAGGACCTGCATTATGTTGATCAGGCTGCTGGATTAAATATTGATATAGAAGCTGGTCAACAAAAATTAACAGGTCAAGAAGCTTTAGAGTATGTTAGATTTAGACATGATGCACTAGGAGATATTGGAAGAATAAGAAGGCAGCAAAAGTTTTTAAAAGCCGCTTCTAAGCAAGTATTAAGTTTTAAAACCTTATTGAAGACCCCGGAGTTGATTAGTAAATTTAGAGAACATGTGGTAACTGATTTAGAATTTACTAAGTTATTTAAATTAGCTACTATCGTAGATGATTTTCAATTAGAGCAAGTGGTAATGAAAATGTTACCAGGTAGTCCAGAGCATATTGAAGGAATTAGCTATTGGTTACCAGATTTACAGGAAGTTAAGGCAGTAGTAGCTTCATTGATAAAAACTAAGTCTTATTTTAAACACCAACAGATTGAATTAACTATTTTAAATGGGAATGGGACCTCAGGTTTGGCTGCTAGATTTGCTGATTTATTATCTAATCAGGGTTATCGGATAAAAGAAATTGGTAATGCTGATAACTTTAAATATACTAGAAATATTATAATTGCTTCGTCAGGTAAAAGGGAGCAATTAAGTTCATTAGTTGATTATTTGGATGCTAAGATGATTAAAGATAAAACTAATGATCAAGTAGTGGTAATTATTGGTGAAAAAAATATAGAGTGA
- the yqeK gene encoding bis(5'-nucleosyl)-tetraphosphatase (symmetrical) YqeK, which yields MTEEEIIRKLKDMISTKRLKHSLGVRNTAVKLASRYNVSTKKARWAGLLHDCAKGFSKKLLLQKAKEFGIVIDSVCQKIPALLHGPVGAQLVKRRFKISDQDILQAISLHTLGSPQMNDLDKIIFLADYIEPNRDCKAIDKLRAKVKGQPLNEAVRIACDNTIRYNLEQEAIIHPQTIETRNSLL from the coding sequence ATGACTGAAGAAGAGATTATAAGAAAATTAAAAGATATGATTAGTACTAAGCGTTTAAAACACAGTTTAGGAGTTAGAAATACTGCTGTTAAATTAGCAAGCAGATATAATGTTAGTACTAAAAAAGCACGTTGGGCTGGATTATTACACGATTGTGCTAAGGGTTTCTCTAAGAAACTGCTATTGCAAAAGGCAAAAGAGTTTGGTATAGTGATAGACAGTGTTTGTCAAAAGATACCTGCTTTATTACATGGGCCCGTAGGTGCTCAATTAGTGAAAAGAAGATTTAAGATTAGTGACCAAGATATTTTACAAGCTATTAGCCTTCATACTTTAGGTAGCCCCCAAATGAATGATTTAGATAAAATTATATTTTTGGCTGATTATATTGAACCAAATAGAGATTGTAAAGCTATTGATAAATTAAGGGCCAAGGTCAAGGGGCAACCCTTAAATGAAGCAGTTAGAATTGCTTGTGATAATACAATTAGATATAATTTAGAACAGGAGGCTATAATTCATCCACAAACGATTGAAACCCGGAACTCCCTCCTGTAA
- the nadD gene encoding nicotinate-nucleotide adenylyltransferase, giving the protein MVEDKLTIGIMGGTFDPIHNGHLLTAECAAYQYNLDKVIFLPSGNPPHKTEQKITSAENRYTMTVLATINNPKFRVSRLEIDRTGLSYTIDTVKEFKKIYPQAEIYFITGADAILEIFTWKNPEELLKEANFIAASRPGYSLSKLGQEIYAAYRNSIYTLKIPSLAISSTDIRQRVKAGQPIKYQLPKEIESYINKYNLYVEE; this is encoded by the coding sequence ATGGTAGAAGATAAACTAACAATTGGAATTATGGGAGGGACCTTTGATCCAATTCATAATGGACATCTTTTAACAGCAGAGTGTGCAGCATATCAGTATAATTTAGATAAGGTGATTTTTCTTCCTTCAGGTAATCCTCCACATAAGACGGAACAAAAGATTACTTCAGCAGAGAATAGATATACGATGACTGTATTAGCTACTATAAATAACCCTAAATTTAGGGTTTCACGGTTAGAAATTGATAGAACTGGGTTATCATATACTATAGATACAGTTAAAGAATTTAAGAAAATTTACCCTCAAGCAGAGATTTATTTTATTACTGGAGCGGATGCAATTTTAGAAATTTTCACTTGGAAGAATCCTGAAGAACTATTAAAGGAAGCAAATTTTATTGCTGCTAGTAGACCTGGTTATTCCCTTTCTAAATTAGGACAAGAGATTTACGCTGCTTATCGAAATAGTATTTATACATTAAAGATTCCTAGCTTAGCTATTTCCTCGACTGATATTAGACAACGGGTTAAGGCTGGACAACCAATTAAGTATCAATTGCCTAAAGAAATTGAATCTTATATCAATAAATATAATTTATATGTGGAGGAATGA
- a CDS encoding potassium channel family protein has protein sequence MYIIIAGAGIVGRNLTKQLVEKHDVVVIDVDEEVCERVYSEYGAVSIHGNATNINTLKEAGIEKADVAIGVMRNDADNLSFSLLAKDFGVEKIMVRMRDPEYKSAYQLAGATTIAGIVDMMVGEFVLDIEQPEVRKVVSLGGGKAEVSILTIPQGAWCHGKTISEITKADDFPKQVLIGGLFDQNKDDLVIPHGNAVVKESNRVFIVGTTQNIRQAADLLLKK, from the coding sequence ATGTATATTATAATTGCAGGTGCTGGTATTGTAGGGCGCAATTTGACTAAGCAATTAGTAGAGAAACATGATGTAGTAGTAATTGATGTAGATGAAGAAGTCTGTGAGAGGGTTTATTCTGAATATGGGGCAGTTAGTATTCATGGTAATGCTACTAATATTAATACTTTAAAAGAAGCAGGGATTGAAAAAGCAGATGTAGCCATAGGAGTCATGAGAAATGACGCTGATAACTTATCATTTTCTTTATTGGCTAAAGATTTTGGAGTAGAAAAAATTATGGTTCGTATGAGGGACCCAGAGTACAAGAGTGCCTACCAATTAGCTGGTGCAACAACCATTGCAGGAATAGTTGATATGATGGTTGGAGAATTTGTTTTAGATATTGAACAACCTGAGGTAAGAAAGGTTGTGTCATTAGGTGGTGGGAAAGCAGAAGTTTCTATTTTAACTATTCCTCAGGGCGCATGGTGTCATGGGAAGACTATTTCTGAGATAACTAAAGCAGATGATTTTCCTAAGCAAGTTTTAATTGGTGGTCTATTTGATCAAAATAAAGATGATCTGGTAATCCCTCATGGTAATGCTGTTGTTAAAGAGTCAAATAGAGTATTTATAGTTGGTACTACTCAAAATATTAGACAAGCAGCTGATCTTTTACTTAAGAAGTAA